A region from the Lentimonas sp. CC4 genome encodes:
- the ribF gene encoding riboflavin biosynthesis protein RibF: MQLPAHVERFEELAGLTGELHLAIGVFDGVHLGHKAVIESAVFSAQRSGGVSGVLTFDPHPSRLFRPDAPTLLMMPIEAKTAMLHAVGVDIVIQKHFDRAFASIPAEDFLANLKAALPALKSIYIGSNFRFGKKRAGDVATLVESGNQLGLGVFSVDRIKHNGDPISSTRIRKELGSGRIEAVNALFGYNYFSIGKVVSGAQLGRTIGFPTLNLPWSPESLPRFGVYQVRFRSAADQPWAFAVANYGVKPTVAEADQTPALEVHALGDTTLDQGDSIEVEWLRFIRPEQKFESLDALKVQISKDCETARALSDC, translated from the coding sequence ATGCAACTTCCCGCCCACGTCGAACGCTTTGAGGAACTTGCTGGGCTCACTGGTGAACTGCACCTCGCGATTGGTGTCTTTGATGGCGTGCATCTTGGGCATAAAGCTGTGATTGAATCGGCAGTGTTCTCGGCACAACGCTCTGGCGGTGTGAGTGGGGTGCTGACCTTTGATCCGCATCCGAGCCGTCTGTTTCGGCCTGATGCGCCGACGCTTCTGATGATGCCGATCGAAGCGAAGACAGCGATGCTGCATGCGGTCGGTGTGGATATAGTGATCCAGAAGCACTTTGATCGTGCCTTTGCATCGATCCCCGCTGAGGATTTTCTAGCAAATTTAAAGGCGGCTTTGCCTGCGTTGAAGTCGATTTATATCGGGTCGAATTTTCGTTTTGGTAAGAAGCGTGCCGGTGATGTCGCAACGCTCGTCGAGTCTGGCAATCAACTCGGGCTTGGAGTATTTAGCGTGGATCGTATTAAGCATAATGGCGATCCGATCAGTAGCACTCGCATTCGGAAGGAGCTCGGTTCAGGTCGAATCGAGGCAGTGAATGCCCTGTTTGGGTATAATTATTTTTCGATAGGGAAAGTCGTCAGTGGCGCGCAGCTTGGGAGGACCATCGGTTTCCCGACATTGAATTTGCCGTGGTCACCTGAGTCTTTGCCACGCTTTGGCGTCTATCAGGTGCGTTTCCGTTCGGCCGCGGATCAGCCATGGGCTTTTGCGGTGGCGAATTATGGTGTGAAGCCGACGGTAGCCGAGGCAGATCAAACGCCCGCACTAGAGGTGCATGCCTTGGGCGATACCACCTTGGACCAGGGCGATTCCATCGAAGTCGAGTGGCTGCGCTTCATTCGCCCCGAGCAAAAATTCGAGTCGCTCGATGCGTTGAAGGTGCAGATTTCAAAAGATTGTGAGACTGCGCGTGCGTTATCGGATTGTTAG
- the truB gene encoding tRNA pseudouridine(55) synthase TruB produces MSQPTNDDPIGVLLVDKPQGMTSHDIVARMRRVFRIKKIGHAGTLDPMATGLLLILVGKATKVSQFLMSMDKEYTGTVKLGEVTDSQDADGEIVATTPVPELTQADVEKVMATFMGDQYQTPPMYSAKKVNGQKLYKLAREGKTIEREPRVIHVSRYDILDFNLPEISVVVGSSKGTYIRTLAHDLGERLGCGGHLCALRRTQVGKFRIEDANTLEEIENMAPSELRKKLIPVNQAVPSVAL; encoded by the coding sequence ATGTCTCAGCCAACAAATGATGATCCGATCGGCGTATTGCTCGTTGATAAGCCTCAGGGCATGACCTCGCACGATATCGTAGCGCGTATGCGCCGCGTATTTCGTATTAAGAAGATCGGCCATGCTGGCACGCTGGATCCGATGGCGACAGGCTTGTTACTGATCCTTGTTGGTAAGGCGACCAAGGTGTCTCAATTCCTGATGAGCATGGATAAGGAATACACTGGCACTGTAAAGCTCGGTGAGGTCACTGATTCCCAGGACGCTGACGGCGAGATCGTTGCAACCACTCCAGTGCCAGAGTTGACACAAGCAGATGTCGAAAAGGTGATGGCGACTTTCATGGGCGATCAATATCAGACGCCACCGATGTATTCGGCTAAGAAGGTGAACGGGCAGAAGCTTTATAAGTTGGCGCGCGAGGGTAAGACGATTGAGCGTGAACCGCGCGTGATTCATGTCAGCCGCTATGATATTCTAGATTTCAACCTTCCTGAAATTTCTGTTGTCGTGGGTAGCAGTAAGGGCACTTACATCCGCACGCTGGCACATGATCTGGGTGAGCGCCTCGGTTGCGGTGGTCACTTGTGTGCGCTACGCCGCACTCAAGTCGGTAAGTTTCGTATCGAAGATGCGAATACATTGGAGGAAATCGAAAACATGGCTCCCTCTGAACTCCGCAAGAAATTGATTCCGGTCAATCAGGCGGTGCCAAGCGTCGCGCTCTAA
- a CDS encoding bifunctional oligoribonuclease/PAP phosphatase NrnA: MSQAEFYPNESPQFAASVAQLKGKKVAVCGHLRPDGDCIGSIVAVVRVLKSLGIDAIGINRDEVPATLKAFVGDTPLILASDFQPEGHVAVTVDCADKKRIGDRLIELFPEVALNVDHHISNKAYAQQNLIIATASATAEILAGFYMDLGYEIDAITAQALYVGIATDTGQFRFPSTTAATFEIARRLCEYGAQPSVAAHELYECETFAKIKLLQNFLNSLTMEFDNRVCVGLIERGVYDETGATIDDSEGLVDYARSIAGVDIGVMIEDRDGALKGSLRAKNPFYRVDQVAKLFNGGGHACAAGLNVDNSSIKEFYPQLMQALGKHLEALGQPK; the protein is encoded by the coding sequence ATGAGCCAAGCTGAATTCTACCCGAATGAGAGTCCGCAATTTGCGGCGAGTGTTGCACAATTAAAAGGTAAGAAGGTCGCCGTTTGTGGGCACTTACGCCCAGATGGAGATTGCATCGGTTCGATCGTTGCCGTCGTCCGTGTATTAAAGAGCCTCGGTATTGATGCCATTGGTATCAATCGCGACGAAGTGCCAGCGACCTTGAAGGCATTTGTCGGCGATACACCGTTAATCCTCGCATCTGACTTTCAGCCAGAGGGGCATGTGGCTGTTACAGTCGATTGCGCGGATAAGAAGCGTATTGGTGATCGCTTGATTGAGCTGTTTCCTGAAGTGGCGTTGAATGTGGATCACCACATTTCCAACAAGGCCTATGCGCAGCAGAATTTGATCATCGCTACGGCATCGGCCACTGCAGAGATCCTTGCTGGGTTCTATATGGACTTGGGCTATGAGATTGATGCGATTACTGCACAAGCGTTGTATGTCGGCATCGCGACCGATACCGGACAGTTCCGTTTCCCTTCGACGACGGCTGCGACGTTCGAGATCGCGCGTCGTCTTTGTGAGTATGGTGCGCAGCCTTCGGTTGCGGCACACGAGCTCTATGAGTGCGAGACCTTTGCGAAGATCAAATTGCTGCAGAACTTTTTGAATTCGCTGACCATGGAATTTGATAACCGAGTGTGCGTCGGTCTGATTGAGCGCGGTGTGTATGACGAAACCGGTGCGACCATTGATGATTCCGAAGGCCTCGTGGACTATGCACGTTCGATTGCGGGCGTGGATATCGGTGTGATGATTGAAGACCGCGATGGCGCGCTCAAAGGCAGCTTGCGTGCGAAGAACCCGTTCTACCGCGTCGATCAAGTCGCTAAGCTTTTCAATGGCGGAGGCCATGCCTGCGCTGCAGGTCTAAATGTGGACAACAGCTCGATTAAAGAATTCTACCCACAACTCATGCAAGCATTGGGCAAACATCTCGAAGCCCTCGGTCAGCCCAAGTAA
- the rbfA gene encoding 30S ribosome-binding factor RbfA, whose amino-acid sequence MSKRISRVNELLQREIGEQLRRYYGGEESVRITISDVDTSPDLRQCKIYYAVIGDEKAIKEAQAFFKRIGKELRQRVMSRVTLKYFPRFDFMYDPSLERGAEILNLLDALDKEDEPS is encoded by the coding sequence ATGTCAAAACGTATTTCCCGTGTAAACGAGCTGCTCCAGCGTGAGATTGGAGAGCAACTACGCCGCTACTATGGCGGTGAAGAGTCGGTCAGAATCACTATTAGTGATGTCGATACATCGCCTGACCTGCGCCAGTGTAAGATTTATTACGCCGTGATTGGTGACGAGAAAGCCATCAAAGAGGCACAGGCGTTCTTTAAGCGTATCGGTAAAGAGCTGCGTCAACGCGTGATGTCGCGTGTGACGCTGAAATATTTCCCACGCTTCGACTTCATGTATGATCCGTCTTTGGAGCGTGGAGCAGAGATCCTAAACCTACTAGACGCACTAGATAAAGAAGATGAGCCAAGCTGA
- the infB gene encoding translation initiation factor IF-2, whose protein sequence is MSVRIHQLSKQVGMENKELIELLRSRGFEVKSASSTVDNISAESLVEEFASKKEAEAAPAPEAEPVEAEKPKGPVFPEGVIVKSAEEIQREREAAAEAAKPKPTPAPEPKPLPVVPKPAPMSKAPPSAPRPKGPPAAPRPKTPPPGVAPAGLKSAKPPAPTGAPKAPIVASAPTPESAKPPAAKPPAAKPPVAAPPAAKPPVAKAPTPAAPPAAPKPAGPPKPPGPPKPPSATAPKAPELEATDAEAPVDGEVPVEAVARIIHAKPPIVVRDFATEIEVKPFKLISELMEMGIFASMNQTIEEAVAVQIAKRHGFQLEIHHRGETTAEVAEKKKKAEVADDDPRFLKPRPPVVCILGHVDHGKTTLLDTIRKANVTDGEAGGITQHIGAYQIEHSGQKITFLDTPGHAAFSQMRERGANVTDVAILVIAADDAFKPQTEEALRFAKEANNSIIVAINKVDAKGANVDRVKQQMQEKGIAPEDWGGETIAVEVSALKGTNIDELLDMILLQTEVLELKANPTCPASGTIVEAQLEEGRGATASVIVERGTLKRGDALICGEAYCKVKSMVDENGKVLKEAPPSTPVKVIGWSQVPSGGNKFTSVKNEKTAKKAAAEATTERKREENVAPDQSAKKEGGGGVTVEDLFAAIAQQKKSCLNVIVKSDVHGSTEALVSSLKQIESDKVDIRIISHGVGHISKSDIALASAGETDVTVVGFNVRLDNGVQSLAKHHDVRIIQHDIIYELLDQVEECMAELLEPELSEKKLGAAEIRQVFSMGKNRNVAGCMVTEGTINRNRKARLLRNGEVIHESKIDTLKRFKDDVKEVRAGYECGINVDGYDDYEEGDIIECFEVVEIRPTLR, encoded by the coding sequence ATGAGTGTTCGTATACATCAGCTTTCAAAACAAGTCGGAATGGAGAATAAAGAGCTTATTGAGCTCCTCCGTAGTCGCGGGTTCGAAGTCAAAAGCGCTTCCAGCACCGTCGATAATATATCCGCCGAATCACTCGTAGAGGAATTTGCTTCTAAGAAGGAGGCTGAGGCCGCACCTGCGCCTGAGGCCGAACCCGTTGAGGCTGAGAAGCCGAAGGGGCCCGTCTTTCCTGAGGGAGTCATCGTCAAGAGTGCCGAAGAGATTCAGCGTGAGCGTGAGGCTGCGGCCGAAGCGGCCAAGCCGAAGCCGACTCCGGCGCCCGAGCCGAAACCGTTGCCAGTCGTGCCGAAGCCAGCTCCGATGAGCAAGGCTCCGCCTTCTGCGCCACGTCCTAAAGGCCCTCCTGCGGCACCGCGCCCGAAGACACCACCTCCAGGTGTTGCGCCTGCGGGGCTTAAATCTGCGAAGCCACCAGCTCCGACTGGTGCGCCGAAAGCTCCGATTGTCGCAAGCGCGCCAACTCCGGAATCGGCAAAACCACCTGCAGCGAAGCCTCCTGCCGCCAAGCCGCCAGTCGCAGCGCCTCCGGCAGCTAAGCCTCCTGTGGCAAAAGCTCCAACTCCGGCTGCACCACCTGCTGCGCCGAAGCCTGCTGGCCCACCGAAACCTCCGGGGCCGCCTAAGCCTCCATCAGCAACTGCTCCGAAAGCACCTGAGCTAGAAGCGACTGACGCGGAAGCTCCAGTCGATGGCGAAGTGCCAGTTGAAGCTGTAGCACGTATCATTCATGCCAAGCCTCCGATCGTAGTGCGCGATTTCGCGACAGAGATTGAGGTTAAGCCGTTCAAATTGATTTCCGAGCTCATGGAAATGGGCATCTTCGCTTCGATGAATCAAACCATCGAAGAAGCGGTTGCGGTTCAGATCGCGAAGCGTCACGGCTTCCAGCTTGAGATTCACCACCGTGGTGAGACCACAGCTGAGGTCGCTGAGAAGAAGAAAAAAGCTGAAGTAGCGGACGATGATCCTCGCTTCCTGAAGCCTCGTCCTCCGGTTGTGTGTATCCTCGGTCACGTTGACCATGGTAAGACGACATTGCTCGATACGATTCGTAAGGCAAATGTGACTGACGGCGAAGCCGGCGGTATCACCCAGCATATCGGTGCGTATCAGATCGAACACAGCGGTCAGAAGATTACTTTCCTCGACACTCCAGGTCACGCGGCGTTCTCGCAAATGCGTGAGCGTGGTGCGAACGTCACTGACGTTGCGATTCTCGTGATTGCTGCGGATGATGCGTTTAAGCCACAGACGGAAGAGGCACTACGTTTTGCCAAAGAGGCGAACAACTCGATCATCGTTGCGATCAATAAGGTCGATGCGAAGGGTGCGAATGTTGATCGCGTCAAGCAACAGATGCAGGAAAAGGGCATCGCACCCGAAGACTGGGGCGGTGAAACCATTGCTGTGGAAGTTTCCGCATTGAAGGGCACTAATATCGACGAATTACTCGATATGATCCTTCTGCAAACAGAAGTTCTAGAGCTTAAGGCGAATCCGACTTGTCCAGCATCTGGCACGATCGTCGAAGCGCAGCTCGAAGAAGGTCGCGGTGCGACTGCATCTGTGATCGTCGAACGAGGCACCTTGAAGAGAGGCGATGCGCTGATCTGTGGTGAAGCTTACTGTAAGGTAAAGTCCATGGTCGATGAGAATGGTAAGGTGCTTAAAGAAGCTCCACCATCCACTCCAGTGAAGGTCATTGGCTGGTCTCAAGTTCCAAGTGGCGGTAATAAATTTACTTCTGTGAAGAATGAGAAGACCGCGAAAAAGGCCGCTGCTGAGGCGACCACTGAGCGTAAGCGCGAAGAAAATGTTGCTCCGGATCAATCTGCGAAGAAGGAGGGTGGCGGTGGCGTCACTGTTGAAGATTTGTTTGCCGCAATTGCGCAGCAAAAGAAGTCCTGCCTCAACGTCATCGTTAAGTCGGATGTGCATGGTTCGACCGAAGCATTGGTCAGTAGCCTTAAGCAGATCGAAAGCGATAAGGTCGACATCCGTATCATCAGTCATGGCGTCGGCCATATCAGTAAGAGCGATATCGCACTTGCGAGCGCTGGCGAAACGGACGTGACTGTCGTTGGCTTTAATGTGCGCCTTGATAATGGCGTGCAGAGCCTCGCGAAGCATCACGATGTGCGCATCATTCAGCACGACATCATCTATGAACTGCTCGACCAAGTCGAAGAGTGCATGGCCGAGTTGCTTGAGCCAGAACTGAGCGAAAAGAAGCTTGGTGCTGCCGAGATCCGTCAAGTATTCAGCATGGGCAAGAACCGCAATGTTGCTGGTTGCATGGTCACCGAAGGCACGATCAATCGCAACCGCAAGGCACGCTTGCTGCGTAATGGTGAAGTCATCCACGAGAGTAAGATTGATACACTCAAGCGCTTCAAGGACGACGTTAAGGAAGTCCGCGCCGGTTACGAGTGTGGTATTAACGTGGATGGTTACGACGACTACGAAGAAGGCGATATCATCGAATGCTTCGAGGTGGTCGAAATCCGCCCAACGCTACGATAG
- the nusA gene encoding transcription termination factor NusA: MSNEILSVLEYMEKEKGIDRADMIEAISAAIAGAAQKGVGAGQDIRVEINPRTGALKAWSSLTVVDSVGDSALEIHVEKARQTNPDAQLGEVVEQEIDPAYLGRIAAQTARQAIMQRIRQFEKDRIYDDYKDTVGDIVTGIVRRRERGDLIIDLGKAEAILPPRERVQGEDYAPGESIRCLLLKIEQTNRGPDIILSRSNINFVRRLFELEVTEIADGTVTLEAMAREAGYRTKIAVNSSDPKVDPVGACVGARGARVKTIVRELGGEKIDIIRYHADPIQLLEEALKPAVPKNIKVIEADRRIHFEVAEDDLSIAIGRRGFNAKLTSRLIGWKLDIGKEEKEAVGFDEKVAKALKGINLIPGIEPAIAQRLVSIGLISPEAFEGVSVGDLVDAEFSEEEASDVLAKVAAYLAQNA, from the coding sequence ATGAGTAACGAAATACTATCAGTTCTAGAATACATGGAGAAGGAGAAGGGCATCGATCGTGCCGACATGATCGAAGCCATTTCTGCTGCTATCGCTGGCGCCGCCCAAAAGGGAGTGGGTGCTGGGCAGGACATCCGTGTAGAGATCAATCCCCGCACAGGTGCTTTGAAGGCTTGGTCGAGTTTGACTGTGGTCGATTCCGTGGGTGATTCCGCTCTGGAGATTCATGTTGAAAAAGCACGCCAGACCAATCCGGACGCACAACTCGGCGAAGTCGTTGAGCAGGAAATTGATCCAGCCTATCTCGGTCGTATTGCTGCGCAGACTGCGCGTCAGGCGATTATGCAGCGTATCCGCCAGTTCGAGAAGGATCGTATCTATGACGATTATAAGGACACGGTCGGTGATATCGTCACTGGTATTGTGCGTCGTCGTGAGCGCGGTGATTTGATCATCGACTTGGGCAAAGCTGAGGCGATTCTTCCTCCACGCGAGCGCGTGCAGGGTGAAGATTACGCGCCGGGTGAGAGCATTCGTTGCCTCCTTCTTAAGATTGAGCAAACCAATCGTGGCCCTGACATTATTCTTTCACGCTCGAACATCAATTTCGTGCGCCGCCTCTTCGAACTCGAAGTGACGGAAATCGCTGATGGCACCGTGACACTCGAAGCGATGGCTCGCGAAGCAGGCTACCGCACGAAGATCGCAGTGAACAGCTCAGATCCTAAAGTGGATCCTGTCGGCGCTTGCGTCGGTGCACGTGGTGCTCGTGTTAAAACGATCGTGCGTGAACTCGGTGGCGAGAAAATCGACATCATTCGTTACCACGCTGATCCGATTCAGTTGCTTGAAGAAGCACTGAAACCAGCGGTGCCGAAGAACATCAAAGTCATCGAAGCAGATCGTCGTATCCACTTCGAAGTGGCTGAAGATGATCTCTCGATCGCGATCGGTCGCCGTGGCTTCAATGCCAAGCTCACTTCCCGCCTCATCGGTTGGAAGCTCGACATCGGCAAGGAAGAGAAGGAAGCGGTCGGCTTCGATGAGAAGGTCGCAAAGGCACTCAAGGGTATCAATTTGATTCCCGGTATTGAGCCCGCGATTGCTCAGCGCCTCGTTTCCATCGGTCTCATCAGTCCTGAAGCCTTCGAAGGCGTATCCGTTGGCGATCTCGTCGACGCAGAATTTAGTGAAGAAGAAGCCAGCGACGTGCTGGCTAAAGTTGCAGCATACCTGGCGCAAAACGCATAA
- the queC gene encoding 7-cyano-7-deazaguanine synthase QueC — translation MKSVLIYSGGLDSTVLLYHLRAVGHTVHALSVNYGQRHSCELTHAAEICRSIDVPHQTADLSAIQPLLAGSSLTSPDIEVAEGHYTEESMKSTVVPNRNMILLAIAAGHALSIGAEQIAYAAHSGDHAIYPDCRNEFADAMAEAIRLCDWSTVELSRPFVDWSKADIVRRGAELELPFEKTWSCYKGGTIHCGRCGTCIERREAFDLASVTDPTEYAADAPSVETLRANDWRL, via the coding sequence ATGAAAAGCGTCCTGATCTATTCCGGCGGACTCGACTCGACCGTCCTCCTCTATCACTTGCGCGCCGTGGGCCACACCGTCCACGCGCTCTCAGTCAACTACGGCCAACGCCATAGTTGCGAACTCACGCATGCCGCCGAGATATGCCGCTCAATTGATGTGCCCCATCAAACTGCCGACCTCTCTGCCATTCAGCCGCTCCTCGCAGGCAGCAGCCTGACCTCGCCCGACATCGAAGTCGCCGAAGGGCACTACACCGAGGAGTCGATGAAATCGACCGTCGTGCCAAATCGGAACATGATCCTGCTCGCCATCGCCGCAGGCCACGCTCTCTCGATCGGTGCGGAGCAAATCGCCTACGCAGCTCACAGCGGCGACCACGCGATCTACCCAGACTGCCGCAATGAATTTGCCGATGCCATGGCCGAAGCGATCCGACTCTGCGACTGGAGCACGGTGGAGCTCAGTCGCCCCTTCGTCGATTGGAGCAAGGCCGACATCGTGCGACGCGGCGCAGAACTCGAGCTACCGTTCGAAAAGACTTGGTCTTGCTATAAAGGCGGCACCATCCACTGCGGCCGTTGCGGCACCTGTATCGAACGCCGCGAAGCCTTCGACCTCGCAAGCGTCACCGACCCGACCGAATACGCCGCCGACGCACCCAGCGTCGAAACACTCCGCGCCAACGACTGGCGATTATAA
- a CDS encoding 6-carboxytetrahydropterin synthase — MLTCKKSYRDIPFAHRQHRHDGHCALIHGHNWGITLTFACSETDANGFVVDFGKLKYLKTWIDEHLDHACLFNADDPETETLLANAGHLFKAYTLPNCSCEGVAVHLHGIFDSMVRTETDNRVWITEIEIVEDSKNSAAYRPE, encoded by the coding sequence ATGCTCACTTGCAAAAAATCTTACCGCGACATTCCGTTCGCCCACCGCCAGCACCGACACGACGGGCATTGCGCCCTGATCCACGGACACAACTGGGGGATCACGCTCACCTTCGCTTGCAGCGAGACCGATGCAAATGGCTTCGTCGTCGACTTCGGCAAACTCAAATACCTAAAGACCTGGATCGACGAGCACCTCGACCATGCCTGCCTTTTCAACGCAGACGACCCCGAAACCGAGACACTGCTCGCCAATGCCGGCCACCTATTCAAGGCATACACCCTGCCAAACTGCTCCTGCGAAGGCGTAGCGGTGCATCTGCATGGTATCTTTGACTCCATGGTGCGAACCGAAACCGACAACCGCGTCTGGATTACCGAAATCGAAATCGTCGAAGACTCAAAGAACAGCGCTGCCTACCGCCCCGAGTAA
- a CDS encoding 7-carboxy-7-deazaguanine synthase QueE, with protein sequence MTLPIHEQFYTFQGEGAHAGRAAYFIRTFGCPVHCPWCDSAGTWHPDYIPKHIERLPPDALAAEVAQTRAEFTVITGGEPAIHDLTPLTDALHAIGQQTHLETSGAFPIQGALDWITLSPKRWKLPLAENVARANEFKLIIDRPGAIDEYVTALTERGANLDADSIVWLHPEWSQHSNPAVLNAITEWIKAHGAPYRAGWQLHKNYAADTMDQRSAPPAPLGGNPRKGY encoded by the coding sequence ATGACACTACCGATACACGAACAGTTCTACACCTTTCAGGGCGAAGGCGCACATGCGGGGCGCGCAGCTTACTTCATCCGCACCTTCGGCTGCCCAGTGCACTGCCCCTGGTGCGACTCCGCAGGCACATGGCACCCCGACTACATACCCAAGCATATTGAGCGGCTCCCCCCTGACGCCCTAGCGGCAGAAGTCGCCCAGACCCGAGCCGAATTCACGGTAATCACCGGCGGCGAACCCGCCATCCACGACCTAACCCCGCTAACCGATGCGCTTCACGCAATCGGGCAGCAGACTCATCTGGAAACCAGCGGCGCCTTCCCGATCCAGGGCGCGCTGGATTGGATCACGCTCAGCCCCAAGCGCTGGAAACTGCCCCTCGCCGAAAACGTCGCACGCGCCAATGAATTTAAGCTGATCATCGACCGCCCTGGAGCCATCGACGAATACGTCACCGCACTCACCGAGCGCGGTGCCAATCTGGATGCCGATAGTATTGTGTGGCTTCACCCCGAATGGTCACAGCACAGTAACCCCGCGGTGCTGAACGCCATCACCGAATGGATCAAAGCACACGGCGCGCCTTACCGCGCAGGCTGGCAACTCCACAAAAACTACGCAGCCGACACCATGGATCAGCGCAGCGCTCCGCCCGCACCACTCGGCGGCAACCCCAGAAAAGGCTATTAA
- a CDS encoding hybrid sensor histidine kinase/response regulator yields the protein MAFFGKKTKTPAQLKAEIKQLQSELEALEGPKPVDKQATPPAKTDPETNKSASNALFATLSHELRTPLNGVLGMAQLLKENNTDSKLDTLESCAQHMQSVLHTLVNLSKIQEEWGELPEHREWINMHDFMEQVKQNLTLRASNRHLKIEIEHHNNTTRLRGDYDHLTNMIETAILGSLECTDINAEGAPAVLTVKWRNNQSGIKVTIINPLETMPSSRGSRISEVSGLTTSNSHSRIRMEFLYWAVSISLLENHQGGMIASKLDGNTGVKTILVFQLESMEASPSNERPVGGLTLSVGGKAPNPLVELPFCMKVLIVEDDPINRELMSMLLERIGQKSAVAVNGQAALDIMLEDPEFDLVLMDIDMPVLDGMATTRALRIGEVGDIGMNIPIVAVTAFNTLSDQSKFKKAGMDHFLCKPVSLKDLRSVLLEINRKKKEE from the coding sequence ATGGCATTCTTCGGAAAAAAAACTAAGACACCCGCTCAGCTCAAAGCCGAGATCAAACAACTGCAAAGCGAACTCGAAGCCCTCGAAGGCCCAAAGCCCGTTGACAAGCAAGCCACACCACCTGCCAAGACTGATCCCGAGACCAACAAGTCCGCATCCAATGCACTCTTTGCCACCCTCTCCCACGAGCTACGCACCCCACTGAATGGTGTGCTTGGCATGGCTCAACTACTCAAAGAGAATAATACCGACAGCAAACTCGATACCCTCGAAAGCTGCGCGCAACACATGCAGTCGGTGCTACACACACTCGTCAATTTATCTAAGATCCAAGAAGAATGGGGCGAACTCCCCGAACACCGCGAATGGATCAACATGCACGACTTCATGGAACAGGTAAAACAAAACCTGACCCTGCGAGCCAGCAACCGCCATCTCAAAATCGAGATCGAGCACCACAACAATACCACCCGCCTGCGCGGCGACTACGACCATTTGACTAACATGATCGAGACCGCCATCCTCGGCTCGCTCGAATGCACCGATATCAACGCCGAAGGAGCCCCCGCCGTGCTCACGGTGAAATGGCGCAACAATCAGAGCGGCATAAAAGTCACCATCATTAACCCGCTCGAGACCATGCCCTCCTCTCGCGGCTCACGCATATCCGAAGTTTCTGGGCTCACCACAAGCAACAGTCACTCACGCATACGCATGGAGTTCCTCTATTGGGCAGTGTCGATCTCGCTCTTGGAAAACCACCAAGGCGGTATGATTGCCTCGAAGCTCGACGGCAACACGGGCGTAAAGACCATACTCGTCTTCCAACTCGAAAGCATGGAAGCCTCGCCCAGCAACGAACGCCCCGTCGGCGGCCTCACACTCTCTGTTGGCGGCAAAGCGCCCAATCCACTAGTCGAACTGCCATTCTGCATGAAAGTGCTCATCGTCGAGGACGATCCGATCAACCGCGAACTCATGTCGATGCTGCTAGAGCGAATTGGCCAGAAGTCCGCAGTCGCAGTCAACGGACAAGCCGCGCTCGACATCATGCTCGAAGACCCAGAGTTCGATCTAGTGCTAATGGATATAGACATGCCCGTCTTAGATGGCATGGCCACTACTCGCGCTCTACGCATTGGCGAAGTGGGCGATATCGGCATGAACATCCCCATCGTCGCCGTCACCGCATTCAACACACTGTCCGACCAGAGTAAATTTAAGAAAGCCGGCATGGATCACTTCCTCTGTAAACCGGTATCACTCAAAGACCTGCGCAGCGTCCTACTCGAGATCAATCGCAAGAAGAAAGAGGAATAG